A genomic segment from Legionella quinlivanii encodes:
- a CDS encoding c-type cytochrome yields MKKIILAAMLLAFSTGFAAPESEASQNRPEKISLCSACHGENGSSNNPLWPNLGGQHADYLLKQLQDYKAGKTRADASMTGIAATLTPQDMELLSAYYAKQPVALGKVPKRYVKRGEELYRGGDFDKHITACIACHGPRGTGNGQAGFPLLSGQHAAYTIAQLQAFKNKKRSNDINHIMQDISKRMSDEDMEAVAYYIQGLH; encoded by the coding sequence ATGAAAAAAATAATCCTTGCTGCGATGCTGTTGGCTTTCTCCACTGGTTTTGCGGCTCCGGAATCCGAAGCTTCACAGAATCGGCCAGAAAAAATCAGCTTATGCTCTGCCTGTCATGGGGAAAATGGCAGCAGCAACAATCCGCTCTGGCCCAATCTTGGCGGCCAACATGCCGATTATTTATTGAAGCAGCTGCAGGATTACAAGGCGGGTAAAACCCGTGCCGATGCCAGTATGACCGGCATCGCGGCCACTCTGACCCCACAGGATATGGAGCTTCTATCCGCTTATTATGCAAAACAACCGGTAGCGCTTGGTAAAGTGCCTAAACGCTATGTAAAACGCGGAGAAGAACTGTACCGAGGCGGGGATTTCGATAAGCACATTACCGCATGCATCGCTTGCCACGGTCCACGGGGAACAGGCAATGGACAAGCCGGCTTTCCTCTCTTATCAGGACAGCATGCTGCCTATACGATTGCACAGCTGCAGGCTTTTAAAAACAAGAAACGCAGCAACGATATCAACCACATCATGCAGGATATCAGCAAGCGTATGAGCGATGAGGATATGGAAGCAGTGGCTTATTATATTCAAGGGCTGCACTAG